In a genomic window of Perognathus longimembris pacificus isolate PPM17 chromosome 21, ASM2315922v1, whole genome shotgun sequence:
- the Trim60 gene encoding tripartite motif-containing protein 60, protein MKRSMAVNHTFAPGSMEFAKAQEDLQAEASCPICLEYFKSPVTLPCGHNFCLSCIRSSWKGQEKSFPCPSCQLNCPERKFSSNLQLGNLTRIAKLFPTGRRKRRLQGKLMCKKHKEAMAFFCQKDLEVLCRRCCSTSHQHHRIWPIQKAARLHRKQLACSMELYKDRMERVKKVLAMQTRRPLELKRKVERRRKDINFEFEQHRLFVKNQHEMLLKQLQEEEIVNSAKLSESLAKTSEYASSVRILLKEVEKICVQSEMELLTNLKSVYDRYKGLKSPEDFSFTFEDCGNWLPPQYSGLNPIIKSFQTDVILDPETAHCRLRISEDGKSVQYGCMQKYPPLASRFYLCPAVLGSKAYHSGRQYWEVDVKDKRDWIVGVCKQSLPRRKRDQKQQLLKQDGIWAIGWHFKSNYIALGSKRIYLLPKVTPTKIGVFLDIEMGEISFYNLDDGSLLHSYNVVHFNEALLPYFYVGTDSKPLKICTVTDSE, encoded by the coding sequence ATGAAAAGAAGCATGGCGGTGAACCACACCTTTGCTCCAGGCTCAATGGAGTttgcaaaagctcaggaagaccTCCAAGCTGAGGCTAGCTGCCCCATCTGTCTGGAATACTTCAAAAGCCCAGTGACCTTGCCCTGTGGGCATAACTTCTGCCTCTCCTGCATCAGGTCATCCTGGAAGGGTCAAGAGAAGAGTTTCCCCTGTCCTTCTTGCCAGCTTAACTGTCCAGAAAGAAAATTCTCAAGCAATCTCCAGCTGGGTAACTTGACTCGGATTGCTAAGCTGTTCCCCACTGGAAGACGCAAGAGAAGACTGCAAGGCAAGCTCATGTGTAAGAAGCACAAAGAAGCCATGGCCTTTTTCTGCCAGAAGGACCTGGAGGTTTTATGTCGCCGGTGCTGCTCCACTAGTCACCAGCATCACCGTATTTGGCCCATACAGAAGGCTGCACGCTTGCATAGGAAACAACTAGCATGTTCCATGGAGCTGTACAAAGACAGGATGGAGCGAGTTAAGAAAGTGCTAGCCATGCAGACTAGAAGACCCCTGGAACTGAAGAGAAAGGTAGAGCGAAGGAGGAAAGATATAAACTTTGAATTTGAACAACATAGGTTGTTTGTCAAAAACCAACACGAGATGCTCCTTAAGCAATTGCAGGAAGAAGAAATAGTTAATTCAGCAAAACTAAGTGAAAGCCTCGCCAAAACTTCAGAATATGCCTCCTCAGTGAGAATCCTGTTAAAGGAAGTAGAAAAGATATGTGTACAGTCAGAAATGGAATTGCTGACAAACCTTAAGAGTGTCTATGACAGGTATAAAGGCTTAAAGAGCCCAGAAGATTTTTCATTCACTTTCGAAGACTGTGGAAACTGGCTTCCTCCACAGTATTCAGGCCTCAACCCAATCATCAAGAGCTTCCAAACAGATGTAATTCTAGACCCTGAAACAGCACATTGTCGACTCAGGATCTCAGAAGATGGGAAATCTGTGCAATATGGATGCATGCAAAAATATCCGCCCCTAGCAAGCAGGTTTTATCTCTGCCCAGCTGTTTTGGGATCTAAGGCATATCATTCTGGAAGGCAGTACTGGGAGGTAGATGTGAAAGACAAGCGTGATTGGATCGTGGGTGTTTGTAAACAGTCTCTTCCCAGGAGGAAAAGGGATCAGAAACAACAACTCTTAAAACAGGACGGAATATGGGCAATAGGATGGCATTTCAAGTCTAATTATATTGCCTTGGGTTCTAAGAGAATCTACCTCCTGCCAAAAGTAACACCTACTAAGATTGGTGTGTTTTTAGACATTGAAATGGGTGAGATTTCCTTTTACAATTTAGATGATGGATCTCTTCTTCATAGTTACAATGTTGTTCATTTTAATGAAGCACTTCTGCCTTATTTCTACGTTGGAACTGACAGTAAACCCCTTAAAATCTGTACAGTAACAGATTCTGAGTGA
- the LOC125339501 gene encoding tripartite motif-containing protein 75-like → MEAKAALAEFREGSKCPICLEDLGDPVTIECGHNFCRACIQQSWEQLKVLSCPVCRQECKEGRFWSNDQLGNMIEIAQNFVPSPSKKRKQERPLCVRHKEELLLFCEDDLVLLCHQCVPGGDHQSHRVRPIEEAAAEHRLKLQSSISSLKSQVREGQKVLADHYKKLVCLEIKVETQRQKLTTESSYWNMLVKDKHDEFLSMVQKQQEQNQEQVEVNRERLECYCECAEELIKEIVEKSKLPEVRLLTHVKSILHKCDSLEAPDFHSAPFKREHCSIYRPLSAVQRTRKKFQVEVLLDPHTAHPNLWVSEDKKSVMCVQTEQTAPPYPMQLMDYPIILGAARFTSGRHFWEVQVEDKEGWTIGVCKDYVCTDTKRPHSGPSKYWAIQLCNGYLVARNTAIVQLSIEKPIKVGVYLDYELGEVSFYNTDAESHIYTFMDEFSETLIPFFCIGFDSKPLTLC, encoded by the coding sequence ATGGAGGCCAAAGCCGCGCTGGCCGAGTTTCGGGAGGGATCCAAGTGCCCCATCTGTCTGGAAGACCTGGGAGACCCAGTCACCATTGAGTGTGGCCACAACTTCTGCCGTGCCTGCATCCAGCAGTCCTGGGAACAGCTCAAGGTGTTATCCTGTCCAGTCTGTCGTCAAGAGTGTAAGGAGGGTCGTTTCTGGAGCAATGACCAACTGGGAAACATGATTGAAATCGCCCAGAATTTCGTCCCAagcccaagcaagaaaaggaAGCAGGAGAGACCCTTGTGCGTGAGGCACAAGGAGGAACTCCTCTTGTTCTGCGAGGACGACCTGGTCCTGCTCTGTCATCAGTGTGTCCCTGGCGGTGACCATCAGAGCCACCGTGTGAGGCCGATCGAGGAAGCTGCTGCAGAGCACAGGCTAAAGCTCCAGTCTTCCATCTCCTCGCTGAAGAGCCAAGTGCGTGAGGGGCAGAAGGTACTAGCTGACCACTACAAGAAACTGGTGTGCCTGGAAATTAAGGTGGAAACCCAGAGACAGAAATTAACCACCGAATCTTCTTACTGGAATATGCTGGTGAAAGATAAGCACGATGAATTCCTGTCCATGGTACAGAAACAACAGGAACAGAATCAGGAGCAGGTTGAGGTAAACCGGGAAAGGCTTGAATGTTACTGTGAGTGTGCTGAAGAGCTAATCAAAGAGATAGTGGAGAAAAGCAAGTTGCCCGAAGTGAGATTACTGACACACGTCAAGAGCATCTTGCACAAGTGTGATAGCCTAGAGGCCCCAGACTTCCATTCCGCCCCGTTTAAGCGAGAACACTGTAGTATTTATCGACCGCTTTCAGCTGTGCAGAGAACGAGAAAGAAGTTTCAAGTGGAAGTTCTTCTGGATCCCCACACAGCACATCCTAATCTGTGGGTGTCCGAGGATAAAAAGAGTGTGATGTGTGTGCAGACAGAGCAAACTGCCCCTCCCTACCCAATGCAGCTTATGGACTATCCAATCATTCTGGGGGCTGCCAGATTCACTTCCGGCCGTCATTTCTGGGAGGTCCAGGTTGAAGATAAGGAGGGATGGACCATAGGTGTTTGTAAAGACTACGTTTGCACAGATACAAAGCGGCCCCACTCAGGACCGAGCAAATACTGGGCAATTCAGCTTTGCAATGGGTACTTGGTGGCTCGAAATACTGCTATAGTCCAACTTAGCATAGAAAAGCCCATAAAGGTTGGTGTTTATCTGGATTATGAGTTGGGTGAGGTTTCCTTTTACAATACAGATGCAGAATCTCACATCTACACGTTCATGGATGAGTTTTCTGAAACATTGATACCCTTTTTCTGTATTGGGTTTGATTCAAAACCTCTTACTCTCTGTTAA